In one Zalophus californianus isolate mZalCal1 chromosome 10, mZalCal1.pri.v2, whole genome shotgun sequence genomic region, the following are encoded:
- the SNX8 gene encoding sorting nexin-8 isoform X3 — MQMPQGNPLLLSYTLQELLGRDTVQVELIPEKKGLFLKHVEYEVSSQRFKSSVYRRYNDFVVLHDMLLQKFPYRMVPALPPKRVLGADREFIEARRRALRRFINLVARHPPFSEDVALRLFLSFSGPDVQNKLKESAQYVGDEFMNCKLAPRAKDFLPADIQTQLAVSRELIRNIYNSFHKLRDRAERIASRAIDNAADLLIFGKELSALGSDTTPLPSWASLNSSTWGSLKQALRGLSVEFALLADKAAQQGKQEENDVVEKLNLFLDLLQSYKELCERHEKGVLHKHQRALHKYSLTRRQMLSTTVQSREPDAAEQLESRIVEQENAIQTLELRSYFSLYCLHQEMQLVHVYLPLTSHILGAFVNSQIQGHKEMSKVWNDLKPKLSCLFAGPNSSLTPPRPLEDGVSPQ; from the exons ATGCAGATGCCGCAGGGGAACCCGCTGCTGCTGTCATACACCCTGCAGGAGCTACTGGGCAGGGACACTGTGCAGGTGGAGCTCATTCCCGAAAAGAAGGGCCTTTTCCTGAAGCATGTGGAATACGAGGTTTCCAGCCAG CGCTTCAAGTCCTCCGTGTACAGACGGTACAATGACTTCGTGGTTCTCCACGACATGCTGCTGCAGAAGTTTCCCTACCGCATGGTGCCGGCCCTGCCGCCCAAGAGAGTGCTGGGAG CCGACCGGGAGTTCATCGAGGCCCGGCGGAGGGCGCTGAGGCGCTTCATTAACCTGGTGGCCCGGCACCCCCCGTTCTCCGAGGACGTGGCCCTCCGGCTGTTCCTGTCCTTCAGTGGCCCT GACGTGCAGAACAAGTTAAAGGAATCAGCTCAGTATGTTGGAGATGAATTCATGAACTGTAAGCTGGCTCCTCGGGCCAAG GACTTCCTCCCGGCCGACATCCAGACTCAGTTAGCCGTCAGCCGGGAGCTCATTCGGAACATCTACAACAGCTTCCACAAGCTTCGCGATCGGGCTGAGCGGATTGCATCGAGGGCCATCGACAATGCTGCTGACCTTCTCATATTCGGGAAGGAGCTGAG tGCTTTGGGGTCTGACACGACCCCGCTCCCCTCCTGGGCCTCTCTGAACAGCAGCACGTGGGGGTCCCTTAAACAGGCGCTGAGAGGCCTGTCCGTTGAATTTGCACTGCTTGCTGACAAAGCTGCCCAGCAG GGCAAACAGGAAGAGAATGACGTGGTGGAGAAATTGAACCTCTTCTTGGATTTGCTCCAGTCCTATAAA gAGCTGTGTGAACGGCATGAGAAGGGCGTGCTGCACAAGCACCAGCGTGCACTGCACAAGTACAGCCTGACGAGGAGGCAGATGCTGAGCACCACCGTGCAGAGCCGCGAGCCCGACGCCGCAGAGCAGCTGGAGTCCCGCATCGTCGAG CAGGAGAATGCCATCCAGACCTTGGAGCTTCGGAGCTACTTCTCCTTGTACTGCCTGCACCAGGAGATGCAGCTGGTCCACGTCTacctgcccctcacctcccacaTTCTCGGGGCCTTTGTCAACTCACAGATCCAAGGGCACAAGGAG ATGAGCAAGGTGTGGAACGACCTGAAGCCCAAGCTCAGCTGCCTCTTCGCGGGACCCAACAGTTCCCTGACCCCGCCGAGGCCCCTGGAGGACGGCGTGTCTCCTCAGTAG
- the SNX8 gene encoding sorting nexin-8 isoform X6 yields MDSFQRLAHAPGQRAEGPTPQSNADAAGEPAAAVIHPAGATGQGHCAGGAHSRKEGPFPEACGIRGFQPADREFIEARRRALRRFINLVARHPPFSEDVALRLFLSFSGPDVQNKLKESAQYVGDEFMNCKLAPRAKDFLPADIQTQLAVSRELIRNIYNSFHKLRDRAERIASRAIDNAADLLIFGKELSALGSDTTPLPSWASLNSSTWGSLKQALRGLSVEFALLADKAAQQGKQEENDVVEKLNLFLDLLQSYKELCERHEKGVLHKHQRALHKYSLTRRQMLSTTVQSREPDAAEQLESRIVEQENAIQTLELRSYFSLYCLHQEMQLVHVYLPLTSHILGAFVNSQIQGHKEMSKVWNDLKPKLSCLFAGPNSSLTPPRPLEDGVSPQ; encoded by the exons ACTTGCCCACGCCCCAGGTCAGCGAGCGGAGGGACCCACACCCCAGTCGAATGCAGATGCCGCAGGGGAACCCGCTGCTGCTGTCATACACCCTGCAGGAGCTACTGGGCAGGGACACTGTGCAGGTGGAGCTCATTCCCGAAAAGAAGGGCCTTTTCCTGAAGCATGTGGAATACGAGGTTTCCAGCCAG CCGACCGGGAGTTCATCGAGGCCCGGCGGAGGGCGCTGAGGCGCTTCATTAACCTGGTGGCCCGGCACCCCCCGTTCTCCGAGGACGTGGCCCTCCGGCTGTTCCTGTCCTTCAGTGGCCCT GACGTGCAGAACAAGTTAAAGGAATCAGCTCAGTATGTTGGAGATGAATTCATGAACTGTAAGCTGGCTCCTCGGGCCAAG GACTTCCTCCCGGCCGACATCCAGACTCAGTTAGCCGTCAGCCGGGAGCTCATTCGGAACATCTACAACAGCTTCCACAAGCTTCGCGATCGGGCTGAGCGGATTGCATCGAGGGCCATCGACAATGCTGCTGACCTTCTCATATTCGGGAAGGAGCTGAG tGCTTTGGGGTCTGACACGACCCCGCTCCCCTCCTGGGCCTCTCTGAACAGCAGCACGTGGGGGTCCCTTAAACAGGCGCTGAGAGGCCTGTCCGTTGAATTTGCACTGCTTGCTGACAAAGCTGCCCAGCAG GGCAAACAGGAAGAGAATGACGTGGTGGAGAAATTGAACCTCTTCTTGGATTTGCTCCAGTCCTATAAA gAGCTGTGTGAACGGCATGAGAAGGGCGTGCTGCACAAGCACCAGCGTGCACTGCACAAGTACAGCCTGACGAGGAGGCAGATGCTGAGCACCACCGTGCAGAGCCGCGAGCCCGACGCCGCAGAGCAGCTGGAGTCCCGCATCGTCGAG CAGGAGAATGCCATCCAGACCTTGGAGCTTCGGAGCTACTTCTCCTTGTACTGCCTGCACCAGGAGATGCAGCTGGTCCACGTCTacctgcccctcacctcccacaTTCTCGGGGCCTTTGTCAACTCACAGATCCAAGGGCACAAGGAG ATGAGCAAGGTGTGGAACGACCTGAAGCCCAAGCTCAGCTGCCTCTTCGCGGGACCCAACAGTTCCCTGACCCCGCCGAGGCCCCTGGAGGACGGCGTGTCTCCTCAGTAG
- the SNX8 gene encoding sorting nexin-8 isoform X4 has protein sequence MLPWMFVYRSLCGHPCSRLRLAHAPGQRAEGPTPQSNADAAGEPAAAVIHPAGATGQGHCAGGAHSRKEGPFPEACGIRGFQPADREFIEARRRALRRFINLVARHPPFSEDVALRLFLSFSGPDVQNKLKESAQYVGDEFMNCKLAPRAKDFLPADIQTQLAVSRELIRNIYNSFHKLRDRAERIASRAIDNAADLLIFGKELSALGSDTTPLPSWASLNSSTWGSLKQALRGLSVEFALLADKAAQQGKQEENDVVEKLNLFLDLLQSYKELCERHEKGVLHKHQRALHKYSLTRRQMLSTTVQSREPDAAEQLESRIVEQENAIQTLELRSYFSLYCLHQEMQLVHVYLPLTSHILGAFVNSQIQGHKEMSKVWNDLKPKLSCLFAGPNSSLTPPRPLEDGVSPQ, from the exons ACTTGCCCACGCCCCAGGTCAGCGAGCGGAGGGACCCACACCCCAGTCGAATGCAGATGCCGCAGGGGAACCCGCTGCTGCTGTCATACACCCTGCAGGAGCTACTGGGCAGGGACACTGTGCAGGTGGAGCTCATTCCCGAAAAGAAGGGCCTTTTCCTGAAGCATGTGGAATACGAGGTTTCCAGCCAG CCGACCGGGAGTTCATCGAGGCCCGGCGGAGGGCGCTGAGGCGCTTCATTAACCTGGTGGCCCGGCACCCCCCGTTCTCCGAGGACGTGGCCCTCCGGCTGTTCCTGTCCTTCAGTGGCCCT GACGTGCAGAACAAGTTAAAGGAATCAGCTCAGTATGTTGGAGATGAATTCATGAACTGTAAGCTGGCTCCTCGGGCCAAG GACTTCCTCCCGGCCGACATCCAGACTCAGTTAGCCGTCAGCCGGGAGCTCATTCGGAACATCTACAACAGCTTCCACAAGCTTCGCGATCGGGCTGAGCGGATTGCATCGAGGGCCATCGACAATGCTGCTGACCTTCTCATATTCGGGAAGGAGCTGAG tGCTTTGGGGTCTGACACGACCCCGCTCCCCTCCTGGGCCTCTCTGAACAGCAGCACGTGGGGGTCCCTTAAACAGGCGCTGAGAGGCCTGTCCGTTGAATTTGCACTGCTTGCTGACAAAGCTGCCCAGCAG GGCAAACAGGAAGAGAATGACGTGGTGGAGAAATTGAACCTCTTCTTGGATTTGCTCCAGTCCTATAAA gAGCTGTGTGAACGGCATGAGAAGGGCGTGCTGCACAAGCACCAGCGTGCACTGCACAAGTACAGCCTGACGAGGAGGCAGATGCTGAGCACCACCGTGCAGAGCCGCGAGCCCGACGCCGCAGAGCAGCTGGAGTCCCGCATCGTCGAG CAGGAGAATGCCATCCAGACCTTGGAGCTTCGGAGCTACTTCTCCTTGTACTGCCTGCACCAGGAGATGCAGCTGGTCCACGTCTacctgcccctcacctcccacaTTCTCGGGGCCTTTGTCAACTCACAGATCCAAGGGCACAAGGAG ATGAGCAAGGTGTGGAACGACCTGAAGCCCAAGCTCAGCTGCCTCTTCGCGGGACCCAACAGTTCCCTGACCCCGCCGAGGCCCCTGGAGGACGGCGTGTCTCCTCAGTAG
- the SNX8 gene encoding sorting nexin-8 isoform X1, translating to MTGGVMDRLSAEAGAAPVAAAAEAEADEEADPPAADLPTPQVSERRDPHPSRMQMPQGNPLLLSYTLQELLGRDTVQVELIPEKKGLFLKHVEYEVSSQRFKSSVYRRYNDFVVLHDMLLQKFPYRMVPALPPKRVLGADREFIEARRRALRRFINLVARHPPFSEDVALRLFLSFSGPDVQNKLKESAQYVGDEFMNCKLAPRAKDFLPADIQTQLAVSRELIRNIYNSFHKLRDRAERIASRAIDNAADLLIFGKELSALGSDTTPLPSWASLNSSTWGSLKQALRGLSVEFALLADKAAQQGKQEENDVVEKLNLFLDLLQSYKELCERHEKGVLHKHQRALHKYSLTRRQMLSTTVQSREPDAAEQLESRIVEQENAIQTLELRSYFSLYCLHQEMQLVHVYLPLTSHILGAFVNSQIQGHKEMSKVWNDLKPKLSCLFAGPNSSLTPPRPLEDGVSPQ from the exons ACTTGCCCACGCCCCAGGTCAGCGAGCGGAGGGACCCACACCCCAGTCGAATGCAGATGCCGCAGGGGAACCCGCTGCTGCTGTCATACACCCTGCAGGAGCTACTGGGCAGGGACACTGTGCAGGTGGAGCTCATTCCCGAAAAGAAGGGCCTTTTCCTGAAGCATGTGGAATACGAGGTTTCCAGCCAG CGCTTCAAGTCCTCCGTGTACAGACGGTACAATGACTTCGTGGTTCTCCACGACATGCTGCTGCAGAAGTTTCCCTACCGCATGGTGCCGGCCCTGCCGCCCAAGAGAGTGCTGGGAG CCGACCGGGAGTTCATCGAGGCCCGGCGGAGGGCGCTGAGGCGCTTCATTAACCTGGTGGCCCGGCACCCCCCGTTCTCCGAGGACGTGGCCCTCCGGCTGTTCCTGTCCTTCAGTGGCCCT GACGTGCAGAACAAGTTAAAGGAATCAGCTCAGTATGTTGGAGATGAATTCATGAACTGTAAGCTGGCTCCTCGGGCCAAG GACTTCCTCCCGGCCGACATCCAGACTCAGTTAGCCGTCAGCCGGGAGCTCATTCGGAACATCTACAACAGCTTCCACAAGCTTCGCGATCGGGCTGAGCGGATTGCATCGAGGGCCATCGACAATGCTGCTGACCTTCTCATATTCGGGAAGGAGCTGAG tGCTTTGGGGTCTGACACGACCCCGCTCCCCTCCTGGGCCTCTCTGAACAGCAGCACGTGGGGGTCCCTTAAACAGGCGCTGAGAGGCCTGTCCGTTGAATTTGCACTGCTTGCTGACAAAGCTGCCCAGCAG GGCAAACAGGAAGAGAATGACGTGGTGGAGAAATTGAACCTCTTCTTGGATTTGCTCCAGTCCTATAAA gAGCTGTGTGAACGGCATGAGAAGGGCGTGCTGCACAAGCACCAGCGTGCACTGCACAAGTACAGCCTGACGAGGAGGCAGATGCTGAGCACCACCGTGCAGAGCCGCGAGCCCGACGCCGCAGAGCAGCTGGAGTCCCGCATCGTCGAG CAGGAGAATGCCATCCAGACCTTGGAGCTTCGGAGCTACTTCTCCTTGTACTGCCTGCACCAGGAGATGCAGCTGGTCCACGTCTacctgcccctcacctcccacaTTCTCGGGGCCTTTGTCAACTCACAGATCCAAGGGCACAAGGAG ATGAGCAAGGTGTGGAACGACCTGAAGCCCAAGCTCAGCTGCCTCTTCGCGGGACCCAACAGTTCCCTGACCCCGCCGAGGCCCCTGGAGGACGGCGTGTCTCCTCAGTAG
- the SNX8 gene encoding sorting nexin-8 isoform X2, translating into MSSCWRECPQTVSCPTTPKDLPTPQVSERRDPHPSRMQMPQGNPLLLSYTLQELLGRDTVQVELIPEKKGLFLKHVEYEVSSQRFKSSVYRRYNDFVVLHDMLLQKFPYRMVPALPPKRVLGADREFIEARRRALRRFINLVARHPPFSEDVALRLFLSFSGPDVQNKLKESAQYVGDEFMNCKLAPRAKDFLPADIQTQLAVSRELIRNIYNSFHKLRDRAERIASRAIDNAADLLIFGKELSALGSDTTPLPSWASLNSSTWGSLKQALRGLSVEFALLADKAAQQGKQEENDVVEKLNLFLDLLQSYKELCERHEKGVLHKHQRALHKYSLTRRQMLSTTVQSREPDAAEQLESRIVEQENAIQTLELRSYFSLYCLHQEMQLVHVYLPLTSHILGAFVNSQIQGHKEMSKVWNDLKPKLSCLFAGPNSSLTPPRPLEDGVSPQ; encoded by the exons ACTTGCCCACGCCCCAGGTCAGCGAGCGGAGGGACCCACACCCCAGTCGAATGCAGATGCCGCAGGGGAACCCGCTGCTGCTGTCATACACCCTGCAGGAGCTACTGGGCAGGGACACTGTGCAGGTGGAGCTCATTCCCGAAAAGAAGGGCCTTTTCCTGAAGCATGTGGAATACGAGGTTTCCAGCCAG CGCTTCAAGTCCTCCGTGTACAGACGGTACAATGACTTCGTGGTTCTCCACGACATGCTGCTGCAGAAGTTTCCCTACCGCATGGTGCCGGCCCTGCCGCCCAAGAGAGTGCTGGGAG CCGACCGGGAGTTCATCGAGGCCCGGCGGAGGGCGCTGAGGCGCTTCATTAACCTGGTGGCCCGGCACCCCCCGTTCTCCGAGGACGTGGCCCTCCGGCTGTTCCTGTCCTTCAGTGGCCCT GACGTGCAGAACAAGTTAAAGGAATCAGCTCAGTATGTTGGAGATGAATTCATGAACTGTAAGCTGGCTCCTCGGGCCAAG GACTTCCTCCCGGCCGACATCCAGACTCAGTTAGCCGTCAGCCGGGAGCTCATTCGGAACATCTACAACAGCTTCCACAAGCTTCGCGATCGGGCTGAGCGGATTGCATCGAGGGCCATCGACAATGCTGCTGACCTTCTCATATTCGGGAAGGAGCTGAG tGCTTTGGGGTCTGACACGACCCCGCTCCCCTCCTGGGCCTCTCTGAACAGCAGCACGTGGGGGTCCCTTAAACAGGCGCTGAGAGGCCTGTCCGTTGAATTTGCACTGCTTGCTGACAAAGCTGCCCAGCAG GGCAAACAGGAAGAGAATGACGTGGTGGAGAAATTGAACCTCTTCTTGGATTTGCTCCAGTCCTATAAA gAGCTGTGTGAACGGCATGAGAAGGGCGTGCTGCACAAGCACCAGCGTGCACTGCACAAGTACAGCCTGACGAGGAGGCAGATGCTGAGCACCACCGTGCAGAGCCGCGAGCCCGACGCCGCAGAGCAGCTGGAGTCCCGCATCGTCGAG CAGGAGAATGCCATCCAGACCTTGGAGCTTCGGAGCTACTTCTCCTTGTACTGCCTGCACCAGGAGATGCAGCTGGTCCACGTCTacctgcccctcacctcccacaTTCTCGGGGCCTTTGTCAACTCACAGATCCAAGGGCACAAGGAG ATGAGCAAGGTGTGGAACGACCTGAAGCCCAAGCTCAGCTGCCTCTTCGCGGGACCCAACAGTTCCCTGACCCCGCCGAGGCCCCTGGAGGACGGCGTGTCTCCTCAGTAG
- the SNX8 gene encoding sorting nexin-8 isoform X5 — MFVRPTCWAEAEGVACLLAHAPGQRAEGPTPQSNADAAGEPAAAVIHPAGATGQGHCAGGAHSRKEGPFPEACGIRGFQPADREFIEARRRALRRFINLVARHPPFSEDVALRLFLSFSGPDVQNKLKESAQYVGDEFMNCKLAPRAKDFLPADIQTQLAVSRELIRNIYNSFHKLRDRAERIASRAIDNAADLLIFGKELSALGSDTTPLPSWASLNSSTWGSLKQALRGLSVEFALLADKAAQQGKQEENDVVEKLNLFLDLLQSYKELCERHEKGVLHKHQRALHKYSLTRRQMLSTTVQSREPDAAEQLESRIVEQENAIQTLELRSYFSLYCLHQEMQLVHVYLPLTSHILGAFVNSQIQGHKEMSKVWNDLKPKLSCLFAGPNSSLTPPRPLEDGVSPQ, encoded by the exons ACTTGCCCACGCCCCAGGTCAGCGAGCGGAGGGACCCACACCCCAGTCGAATGCAGATGCCGCAGGGGAACCCGCTGCTGCTGTCATACACCCTGCAGGAGCTACTGGGCAGGGACACTGTGCAGGTGGAGCTCATTCCCGAAAAGAAGGGCCTTTTCCTGAAGCATGTGGAATACGAGGTTTCCAGCCAG CCGACCGGGAGTTCATCGAGGCCCGGCGGAGGGCGCTGAGGCGCTTCATTAACCTGGTGGCCCGGCACCCCCCGTTCTCCGAGGACGTGGCCCTCCGGCTGTTCCTGTCCTTCAGTGGCCCT GACGTGCAGAACAAGTTAAAGGAATCAGCTCAGTATGTTGGAGATGAATTCATGAACTGTAAGCTGGCTCCTCGGGCCAAG GACTTCCTCCCGGCCGACATCCAGACTCAGTTAGCCGTCAGCCGGGAGCTCATTCGGAACATCTACAACAGCTTCCACAAGCTTCGCGATCGGGCTGAGCGGATTGCATCGAGGGCCATCGACAATGCTGCTGACCTTCTCATATTCGGGAAGGAGCTGAG tGCTTTGGGGTCTGACACGACCCCGCTCCCCTCCTGGGCCTCTCTGAACAGCAGCACGTGGGGGTCCCTTAAACAGGCGCTGAGAGGCCTGTCCGTTGAATTTGCACTGCTTGCTGACAAAGCTGCCCAGCAG GGCAAACAGGAAGAGAATGACGTGGTGGAGAAATTGAACCTCTTCTTGGATTTGCTCCAGTCCTATAAA gAGCTGTGTGAACGGCATGAGAAGGGCGTGCTGCACAAGCACCAGCGTGCACTGCACAAGTACAGCCTGACGAGGAGGCAGATGCTGAGCACCACCGTGCAGAGCCGCGAGCCCGACGCCGCAGAGCAGCTGGAGTCCCGCATCGTCGAG CAGGAGAATGCCATCCAGACCTTGGAGCTTCGGAGCTACTTCTCCTTGTACTGCCTGCACCAGGAGATGCAGCTGGTCCACGTCTacctgcccctcacctcccacaTTCTCGGGGCCTTTGTCAACTCACAGATCCAAGGGCACAAGGAG ATGAGCAAGGTGTGGAACGACCTGAAGCCCAAGCTCAGCTGCCTCTTCGCGGGACCCAACAGTTCCCTGACCCCGCCGAGGCCCCTGGAGGACGGCGTGTCTCCTCAGTAG